A part of Streptomyces sp. NBC_01235 genomic DNA contains:
- a CDS encoding FAD-binding and (Fe-S)-binding domain-containing protein, translated as MARALVTMDASNYRRVPLGVVAPRDADDVSAVLEVCREAGVPVVARGGGTSIAGQATGTGVVLDFTRYMNRLVALDPAARTAVVQPGLVLDRLQEAAAPHGLCFGPDPSTHSRCTLGGMIGNNSCGSHSVAWGTTADSVRELEVVTARGRRLRLGQGWAGAPDGLRELVEGNLARLRTGFPALPRRISGYALDALLPEHGADVARSFCGSEGTLGVLTEAVVGLVEAPRARALAVLGYADEGAAAAAAAGLLPYGPLTVEGMAADLVPAGAAAGLPRGAAWLFVETGGETGAQARARAEAIVRAADVVDARVVTDPAGQRALWRIREDASGTATRMLDGSEAWPGWEDCAVPPARLGAYLRDFRALLASHGLRGTPYGHFGDGCIHVRIDFDLLTEAGIGRFRRFSEELAELVVAHGGSLSGEHGDGQARAELLPRMYGEEMVALFERAKGVWDPDGLLNPGILVRPAPLDADLRFSVLPREPVPVAFGYPADGGDFSAAVRRCVGVAKCRTTSAAGPAVMCPSFRATGEEAHSTRGRARLLHEMLAGEVVTDGWRSQEVREALDLCLSCKGCRSDCPVGVDMATYKAEFLHHHYAGRRRPAAHYAMGRLPLWLRWVSHARAVGIVNALARVRPLAWAAKRAGGIAPERGIPRLARETFSVWWRKRPVPVIPVTGELVVLWPDTFTEHLSPSVGRAAVRVLEAAGLRVALPPTLRMRGRPVGDGRSGSAGALAALLTARRGRVCCGLTYVSTGQLDHARVVLRRTLDLMEPVLETAAPVVVLEPSCAAALRADLPELLSDDPRAARLAARVLTFAEALERHAPGWTPPRLDRPAVGQTHCHQHAVLGDAAERRLREAAGLTGDLSGGCCGLAGNFGFEKGHFEVSTACAEEQLLPAVRDAPEGAVVLADGFSCRTQLEQLAGARGRHLAEVLAEGLADGPEEGGRPSVRG; from the coding sequence ATGGCCCGGGCACTCGTGACCATGGACGCCTCCAACTACCGCCGTGTCCCCCTCGGCGTCGTCGCGCCGCGCGACGCCGACGACGTGTCGGCCGTGCTGGAGGTGTGCAGGGAGGCCGGCGTGCCGGTCGTCGCGCGAGGCGGGGGGACGTCCATCGCCGGGCAGGCCACGGGCACCGGGGTGGTGCTGGACTTCACGCGGTACATGAACCGGTTGGTCGCCCTGGATCCGGCGGCGCGGACGGCCGTCGTGCAGCCGGGGCTGGTGCTCGACCGGCTCCAGGAGGCCGCCGCGCCGCACGGGCTGTGCTTCGGGCCCGACCCGTCCACGCACAGCCGCTGCACGCTCGGCGGGATGATCGGCAACAACTCGTGCGGCTCCCACTCGGTGGCCTGGGGGACGACGGCGGACAGTGTGCGCGAGCTGGAGGTCGTCACCGCGCGCGGGCGGCGGCTGCGGCTCGGGCAGGGGTGGGCCGGAGCACCGGACGGGCTGCGGGAACTCGTGGAAGGGAACCTGGCCCGGCTGCGTACCGGCTTCCCCGCGCTGCCGCGCCGTATCTCCGGGTACGCGCTGGACGCGCTGCTGCCGGAGCACGGCGCCGACGTCGCCCGGTCCTTCTGCGGCTCCGAAGGCACCCTGGGCGTGCTCACGGAGGCGGTCGTGGGGCTCGTCGAGGCTCCACGCGCGCGTGCGCTCGCGGTGCTCGGGTACGCCGACGAGGGCGCCGCCGCCGCGGCGGCGGCCGGGCTGTTGCCGTACGGCCCGCTGACGGTGGAGGGGATGGCGGCCGACCTGGTGCCCGCGGGGGCGGCGGCCGGGCTGCCCAGGGGCGCGGCCTGGCTGTTCGTGGAGACCGGAGGGGAGACGGGCGCGCAGGCACGCGCGCGTGCGGAGGCGATCGTCCGCGCGGCGGACGTCGTCGACGCGCGGGTGGTGACCGACCCCGCCGGGCAGCGGGCGCTGTGGCGGATCCGGGAGGACGCGAGCGGGACGGCGACCCGGATGTTGGACGGCTCAGAGGCCTGGCCGGGCTGGGAGGACTGCGCGGTGCCGCCGGCCCGGCTGGGCGCGTATCTGCGGGACTTCCGGGCCCTGCTCGCCTCGCACGGCCTGCGCGGGACGCCGTACGGCCATTTCGGTGACGGCTGCATCCACGTCCGCATCGACTTCGACCTGCTGACGGAGGCGGGGATCGGCCGCTTCCGCCGCTTCTCGGAGGAGCTGGCCGAGCTGGTGGTCGCCCACGGCGGCTCGCTCTCCGGGGAGCACGGCGACGGACAGGCACGGGCCGAGCTGCTGCCGAGGATGTACGGCGAGGAGATGGTCGCGCTGTTCGAGCGGGCCAAGGGCGTCTGGGACCCCGACGGCCTGCTCAACCCGGGCATCCTGGTGCGCCCGGCGCCCCTGGACGCCGATCTGCGCTTCTCGGTGCTTCCGCGCGAGCCCGTCCCGGTGGCCTTCGGCTACCCGGCCGACGGCGGCGACTTCTCGGCGGCCGTCCGCCGCTGCGTGGGGGTCGCGAAGTGCCGTACGACGTCGGCGGCCGGGCCCGCGGTGATGTGCCCGTCGTTTCGCGCGACGGGCGAGGAGGCGCACTCCACGCGCGGGCGTGCCCGGCTGCTGCACGAGATGCTCGCCGGCGAGGTGGTGACCGACGGCTGGCGGTCGCAGGAGGTGCGGGAGGCGCTGGACCTGTGCCTGTCCTGCAAGGGCTGCCGGTCCGACTGCCCGGTCGGGGTCGACATGGCCACGTACAAGGCGGAGTTCCTGCACCACCACTACGCCGGCCGGCGCCGTCCCGCCGCCCACTACGCGATGGGCCGGCTGCCCCTGTGGCTGCGTTGGGTGTCGCACGCGCGCGCGGTGGGGATCGTCAACGCCCTCGCGCGCGTGCGGCCCCTTGCGTGGGCGGCGAAACGGGCCGGCGGGATCGCGCCCGAGCGGGGGATTCCCCGGCTGGCCCGGGAGACGTTCAGCGTGTGGTGGCGGAAGCGGCCCGTCCCTGTGATCCCTGTGACGGGCGAGTTGGTCGTCCTGTGGCCGGACACCTTCACCGAGCACCTCTCGCCGTCCGTGGGCCGGGCGGCCGTCCGGGTCCTGGAGGCTGCGGGGCTGCGGGTGGCGCTGCCGCCGACCCTGCGGATGCGGGGCCGGCCGGTGGGCGACGGCCGGTCGGGGAGCGCGGGCGCGCTGGCCGCGCTGCTGACCGCCCGCCGGGGGCGGGTCTGCTGCGGGCTGACGTATGTCTCCACCGGCCAGCTCGACCACGCGCGCGTGGTGCTGCGCCGCACGCTCGATCTGATGGAGCCGGTGCTGGAGACGGCCGCCCCGGTCGTCGTCCTGGAGCCGAGCTGCGCGGCCGCCCTGCGCGCCGATCTGCCCGAGCTGCTGTCCGACGACCCGCGCGCGGCCCGCCTCGCCGCCCGCGTCCTGACCTTCGCGGAGGCCCTGGAGCGGCACGCCCCCGGCTGGACCCCGCCCCGCCTGGACCGTCCGGCGGTCGGCCAGACCCACTGCCACCAGCACGCGGTGCTGGGCGACGCGGCCGAGCGGCGGCTGCGCGAGGCCGCGGGTCTCACCGGTGACCTGAGCGGCGGGTGCTGCGGCCTCGCGGGCAACTTCGGTTTCGAGAAGGGCCACTTCGAGGTGTCGACGGCCTGCGCGGAGGAACAGCTGCTGCCGGCCGTTCGGGACGCCCCGGAAGGGGCGGTGGTCCTGGCGGACGGGTTCTCCTGCCGGACACAGCTGGAGCAGCTGGCGGGGGCTCGGGGCAGGCATCTGGCGGAGGTGCTGGCCGAGGGACTGGCCGACGGGCCGGAGGAAGGGGGACGTCCCTCCGTGCGCGGATGA
- the serC gene encoding phosphoserine transaminase, translating into MAEIQIPADIKPADGRFGAGPSKVRTEALDALAATGTSLLGTSHRQAPVKNLVGQVRKGISELFSLPEGYEVVLGNGGSTAFWDIATHGLIENKSQHLTFGEFSSKFAKAAKLAPWLAEPTVVSSDPGTHPEPAAEAGVDVYAFTHNETSTGVAAPIQRVQGADDGALVLVDATSGAGGLPVDIAETDVYYFAPQKSFASDGGLWIGVFSPAAIERAERIHASGRHIPEFFSLPTAIDNSRKNQTYNTPALATLFLLNQQLEWINGQGGLDWSTARTKDSSSRLYGWAEESKYATPFVTDPAKRSQVIGTIDFSDEIDAAAVAKVLRAGGIVDTEPYRKLGRNQLRVAMFPAIDPADVEALTKCIDYVIEKL; encoded by the coding sequence GTGGCTGAGATCCAGATTCCTGCTGACATCAAGCCCGCCGACGGTCGATTCGGCGCGGGCCCCTCCAAGGTGCGGACGGAAGCGCTGGACGCGCTGGCCGCCACCGGTACCTCCCTCCTCGGCACCTCCCACCGCCAGGCCCCGGTCAAGAACCTGGTCGGCCAGGTCCGCAAGGGCATCTCCGAGCTGTTCTCCCTTCCCGAGGGGTACGAGGTCGTCCTCGGCAACGGCGGCTCCACCGCGTTCTGGGACATCGCGACCCACGGCCTGATCGAGAACAAGTCGCAGCACCTCACGTTCGGTGAGTTCAGCTCGAAGTTCGCGAAGGCCGCCAAGCTCGCCCCCTGGCTGGCCGAGCCCACCGTCGTCTCCTCCGACCCGGGCACGCACCCCGAGCCCGCGGCCGAGGCCGGCGTCGACGTCTACGCCTTCACGCACAACGAGACGTCGACCGGTGTCGCCGCCCCGATCCAGCGCGTCCAGGGCGCCGACGACGGCGCGCTGGTCCTGGTCGACGCGACCTCCGGCGCGGGCGGCCTCCCGGTCGACATCGCCGAGACGGACGTCTACTACTTCGCCCCGCAGAAGTCCTTCGCCTCCGACGGCGGCCTGTGGATCGGCGTGTTCTCCCCGGCCGCGATCGAGCGCGCCGAGCGGATCCACGCGTCCGGCCGCCACATCCCGGAGTTCTTCTCGCTCCCCACGGCGATCGACAACTCCCGCAAGAACCAGACGTACAACACCCCGGCGCTGGCCACCCTCTTCCTGCTGAACCAGCAGCTGGAGTGGATCAACGGGCAGGGCGGCCTGGACTGGTCCACGGCCCGCACGAAGGACTCGTCGAGCCGTCTCTACGGCTGGGCGGAGGAGAGCAAGTACGCCACCCCCTTCGTCACCGACCCGGCCAAGCGCTCCCAGGTCATCGGCACGATCGACTTCTCGGACGAGATCGACGCCGCCGCCGTCGCCAAGGTCCTGCGCGCGGGCGGCATCGTCGACACCGAGCCCTACCGCAAGCTCGGCCGCAACCAGCTGCGCGTCGCGATGTTCCCGGCGATCGACCCGGCGGACGTCGAGGCGCTGACGAAGTGCATCGACTACGTGATCGAGAAGCTGTAG
- a CDS encoding caspase family protein encodes MAEPVLSDPKRSQAVLVGVHHYSGLENLPAVAANLEGLRRALTDPAVWGLPREACTVIPQPGSVGEVLDAVREKARLAEDTLVVYYAGHGLTDPFTDELYLGLPDSDPDREYTSLRYEYLRRAVRDPLARAQRTVVILDCCYSGRALTGWMSASTHIADLTEVDGSCLITACAETRTSLSPPGETYTAFTGELVTALVEGVPGRSDLLDMDSLFQHLHKTLSSKSRPLPQQRNRNTGGGIAIARNRATPGAAALGGAGAAVRGGAGAAVRGGAGAAVRGGAGPARAREMSWESFAERRREMTKLATMMRKRVEQLRRGAA; translated from the coding sequence GTGGCCGAGCCCGTGTTGTCGGACCCGAAACGGTCTCAGGCCGTGTTGGTGGGCGTGCACCATTACTCCGGCCTGGAGAACCTGCCGGCGGTCGCCGCCAACCTGGAGGGGCTGCGCAGGGCGCTCACCGATCCCGCGGTGTGGGGGCTGCCCCGGGAGGCCTGCACCGTGATTCCCCAGCCGGGCAGTGTCGGCGAGGTCCTGGACGCCGTACGGGAGAAGGCTCGTCTGGCGGAGGACACGCTGGTCGTGTACTACGCGGGGCACGGCCTGACGGACCCGTTCACCGACGAGCTGTACCTCGGCCTGCCGGACTCGGACCCGGACCGCGAGTACACCTCACTGCGGTACGAGTACCTGCGTCGGGCCGTCCGGGACCCGCTGGCGCGTGCCCAGCGCACCGTGGTGATCCTCGACTGCTGCTACAGCGGACGTGCCCTGACCGGGTGGATGAGCGCGAGCACCCACATCGCCGACCTGACGGAAGTGGACGGTTCGTGTCTGATCACCGCCTGCGCGGAGACTCGCACCTCTCTGTCGCCGCCCGGCGAGACGTACACCGCGTTCACCGGCGAACTTGTCACGGCTCTGGTCGAGGGCGTCCCCGGCCGGTCCGACCTGCTCGACATGGACTCCCTCTTCCAGCATCTCCACAAGACCCTGTCGAGCAAGTCCCGTCCGCTGCCCCAACAGCGCAACCGCAACACCGGCGGTGGGATCGCGATCGCCCGGAACCGGGCGACGCCGGGCGCGGCAGCACTCGGTGGGGCGGGCGCGGCAGTACGCGGTGGGGCGGGCGCGGCAGTACGCGGTGGGGCGGGCGCGGCAGTACGAGGTGGGGCGGGTCCCGCGAGGGCTCGGGAAATGAGCTGGGAGAGTTTCGCCGAGCGCCGGAGGGAGATGACGAAGCTGGCCACCATGATGCGGAAGCGGGTGGAGCAGCTGCGCCGGGGGGCGGCGTAG
- a CDS encoding effector-associated constant component EACC1, with the protein MEIDIGCGENPADVSSLRRWLLAEPELRRHAVVSVRSATQEQGRMGGPLDVVNVVLSNSIALASLITAVATWRGSRPRPPRITLERDGSVVTLYDGSPELVERILREWNGTPGSEPSPADGEGE; encoded by the coding sequence GTGGAGATCGACATAGGTTGTGGTGAGAATCCGGCGGACGTTTCCTCGCTGCGCCGCTGGCTGCTGGCGGAGCCGGAGTTGCGGCGCCACGCCGTGGTCTCCGTCAGGTCCGCGACGCAGGAGCAGGGCAGGATGGGCGGGCCGTTGGACGTGGTCAACGTCGTGCTCAGCAACAGCATCGCCCTGGCCTCCCTGATCACCGCGGTGGCCACCTGGCGCGGCTCACGACCGCGTCCACCGCGGATCACGCTGGAACGCGACGGCTCGGTGGTCACCCTGTACGACGGCTCGCCCGAGCTGGTCGAGCGGATCCTGCGGGAGTGGAACGGGACTCCCGGCTCCGAGCCGTCCCCCGCAGACGGAGAAGGCGAGTAG